In a genomic window of Thermoplasmata archaeon:
- a CDS encoding glutaredoxin family protein: MRQRVIGSMKRHVEGKMKDKKVFLWALSTCMWCKKTRSLLEDSGVDYNYIYVDELEGEERERVLNEVQKHNPALSFPTLLIGERCIVGFDEKKIREALGIS; encoded by the coding sequence ATGAGGCAGAGGGTGATTGGTTCTATGAAGAGGCACGTTGAGGGGAAGATGAAGGACAAAAAGGTTTTCCTCTGGGCGCTGAGCACCTGCATGTGGTGTAAAAAGACCAGGAGTCTTCTGGAGGACAGCGGCGTCGACTATAATTATATTTACGTGGATGAGTTGGAGGGTGAGGAGAGGGAGAGGGTTCTGAATGAAGTGCAGAAGCACAACCCCGCCCTCTCATTCCCGACACTCCTCATCGGGGAGAGGTGCATTGTCGGATTCGACGAGAAGAAAATCAGGGAGGCTCTAGGAATTTCCTGA
- a CDS encoding ferredoxin-thioredoxin reductase catalytic domain-containing protein — MGEAEELFRRLERDASAGGYILNPNREDTMTLVEGLLTNIKRYGYPSCPCRIADGRRELDLDIICPCDYRDADLSDYGACYCALYVTRDWIEGRIERRVVLERRPPRERRVGLAGAGSGRSAAKGELGGELSTTPITPASGGKAGEEVYASGAADMPSRLKGGYPVWRCRVCGYLCARERPPQVCPICRATADRFERFI, encoded by the coding sequence ATGGGAGAAGCGGAGGAGCTGTTTCGGCGTCTTGAGAGGGACGCGAGCGCGGGCGGATATATCCTCAACCCCAACAGGGAGGACACGATGACGCTCGTCGAAGGCCTTCTGACCAATATTAAGCGCTACGGATATCCGTCGTGCCCGTGCCGTATCGCCGACGGTCGAAGGGAACTCGACCTAGACATTATATGCCCCTGCGACTATCGGGACGCAGACCTGAGCGATTACGGCGCCTGCTACTGCGCACTCTATGTCACGAGAGACTGGATTGAGGGAAGAATCGAGCGCAGGGTCGTCCTGGAGCGCCGGCCACCTAGAGAGAGGAGGGTGGGACTGGCCGGCGCCGGTTCAGGACGGAGTGCGGCAAAGGGAGAGCTGGGGGGAGAGCTGTCCACGACCCCCATAACCCCAGCCTCCGGAGGAAAGGCGGGGGAGGAGGTCTATGCCTCTGGAGCGGCGGACATGCCCTCCCGCCTGAAGGGTGGCTACCCAGTCTGGCGTTGCAGGGTCTGCGGCTATCTGTGCGCCCGTGAGAGGCCTCCTCAGGTATGTCCGATTTGCAGGGCCACAGCCGATAGGTTCGAGAGATTTATTTGA